The sequence below is a genomic window from Rhizobium sp. NXC14.
ACGTTGAAGATATGCCCCCGCCGGCGTGAGCGCATGCCAGGCAGAACTTGTTTGGTCACGGCGATCAAGCCGAAGACATTGGTCTCGAATTGGGCGCGGATCTCGGCATCCTCGCCCTCTTCGATTGCCGAGAGATAGCCATAGCCGGCATTGTTGACGAGGACATCGATGGCGCCGAACTGCGCCTCGGCTTCACGGACCGCCGCAGCGATAGAGCGGCCGTCGGTTACGTCGAGGGCGAGGGCCAACGCCCGCTCGCCATGTGCTGCCGTGAGGTCGCCGAGTGTTTCGGGTTTGCGCGCCGTAATGGCAGCGCGCCAGCCGCGCGCCAGAACCACTTCGGCGAGTGCCCGGCCGAGGCCGGATGATGCGCCGGTAATGAACCAGATGGGTGTGGTGGAGGACATGGTTTTCATCCTTTCCAGCCGTCCTATGCGGCCTTTTCGGTGTGCGGGGGTCATTTACGGCGAAGCACCATGCCGCCATGATGGAGCGTATTGTCGTCGACGAAATCGCCATCGGCGGTGAAGCCCGTATCGTCCCAATACTCGATATGTGTTCCGGTGACTTCGTAGCGTCCGCGATAGGCGCTCTCCCGGTGTCCGCGGGCCTCGTCGTACCGATTGTCGGGCAGGAGTTCGTGTCGGACTCGGCCGTCGTCGGTGACCCACATTCCGACATAGGGATGCTGCTGCATGGTGTTCTCGCTTGGCTGTTGAAACTTGGATTTTCGCTCGTTCGAGGCGTCAGCGGACCACGTGGGGAGCGCCGTGCCGGTCAGAATGATTGCGGTGAAGAGATGCAGAACTGGGCTGCTGTAAAACTTTGGCATCGCTCTTCCTTTCGACGCGGGCAGCACTCGGGGCTAGCTCATGCCTTGCCATCGACAGAAGATAATCTTGGCGAGCCGCGCGATTAAGTTGCCAATGCCGAATGGCTTGGTTAGCATTGCTAACCAATGGCCGATGATCTCGAAGGCATTTCAGTCTTTCTCGCCGTAGCGGAGGCGCGGAATTTCCGGCTTGCCGGCGAGCGTCTCGGCGTGACCCGCTCCGCCGTCAGCCAGGCCTTGCAGCGCCTTGAGGACCGGCTTGGTGCGCCCCTGGTTCAGCGCACGACGCGCAGTGTCAGCCTGACCGAGGCCGGCGAAGTCTTCCTTGCGGCGGTTCGTCCCTCGATGCGCCAAGTCAGCGATGCGATGCAGACGGTACGCGACATGCAAGCGCGCCCGAGCGGCCTGTTGCGGGTCACTGTTTCCTCCATCGCCGAGCGCTTCCTATCCGGCACTTTGCTCACCGGCTTCATGCAGGCCTGCCCCGGCATCAAGCTCGATATCACCATCACCGATGACGAATTCGACATCGTCGAAGCCGGCTTCGATGCTGGTGTGAGATTGGGCGAGGTGATCGAGCAGGACATGATCGCGGTACCGGTCTCGTCTCAACAGAGACAATGCGCCGCCGCATCGCCAAGCTATCTAGAGCGTCACGGTTCGCCTCGCCATCCCCGCGACCTGCAGAACCACGCCTGCATCGGATGGCGGCCGCGCCCGGATACCGCGCCCTATCGCTGGGAATTCACCGAAAATGACCGCGACTTCGATGTCGCCGTCGATCCCGTGGTCACGACCAATGACATGGGAATGATGATCCGCATGGCCTGCGCCGGGGCCGGGATCACCTTCGGCATGGTGGAAACCTTCGCGCCCTATGTCGATCGCGGCGAGCTCATCCCGCTGCTGGAGGATTTCTGCCCGCCCTTTCCTGGTTTCTACCTCTACTATCCCAGGCGCCAGAGGCAGCCAGTAAAACTGCGCGCGCTGGTCGACTATGTGCGCCGGTCGGCCGATCGCTAGACCTACTCGAGTGCCGTGCCGCCGGCATGGTTGCTGCGAGCATGTGGTTTTGGTATTTCG
It includes:
- a CDS encoding Atu4866 domain-containing protein; the encoded protein is MPKFYSSPVLHLFTAIILTGTALPTWSADASNERKSKFQQPSENTMQQHPYVGMWVTDDGRVRHELLPDNRYDEARGHRESAYRGRYEVTGTHIEYWDDTGFTADGDFVDDNTLHHGGMVLRRK
- a CDS encoding LysR family transcriptional regulator → MADDLEGISVFLAVAEARNFRLAGERLGVTRSAVSQALQRLEDRLGAPLVQRTTRSVSLTEAGEVFLAAVRPSMRQVSDAMQTVRDMQARPSGLLRVTVSSIAERFLSGTLLTGFMQACPGIKLDITITDDEFDIVEAGFDAGVRLGEVIEQDMIAVPVSSQQRQCAAASPSYLERHGSPRHPRDLQNHACIGWRPRPDTAPYRWEFTENDRDFDVAVDPVVTTNDMGMMIRMACAGAGITFGMVETFAPYVDRGELIPLLEDFCPPFPGFYLYYPRRQRQPVKLRALVDYVRRSADR